In Struthio camelus isolate bStrCam1 chromosome 20, bStrCam1.hap1, whole genome shotgun sequence, the DNA window ACAGCATTAGCAAAAATTGATTTTGGGTGAATGTGAAATGCCTCCTAACCCATAGATTCTCCCAGTGAAACCTCTGGAGATTCAATCACAGAAGCTAAGTTTCAGCCACACATCCATGCATACGTACCTACATACCTACAGTTTCATACATAGGGTATTACCACCTGCTCTGCTGCGTGTGATACTGCGTAGCATTTTGGAGATAGATATCGGAAGTCCTAATCGCGCAGGACATTTCCACTTCACTTTTACTGCCACTAGGAATGCTGGAACGGCAACCCTTTGTCACTCTACACATTACAGAGCAGCTTCCTAAACATCAAATGCAGTGAGGGTTGAACCATAAGCACAAGCTATCAGAGGTGCAGGCTACAAAGGCTCATGATTTCTAATAAAGTGAGGAAATAGCTCTTTGTCAGTGATGCACAGTCCTTCCCCTTCTGGCCCTTCTGGCTAGAAAAAAACACTGCATCTGCATGAAACACAGCAAACACTTGAACGATCAAATCTTCTACTGATCCCACAATGGTTCCCCCGCTCTTTTTCAAGGAGAGGTATCTAGGGCTTCAAGAGTGCAGAAGCTTACTAATGCTGTTCTGAGTAGGCTTTTCTGAGAATTTATGCTGAATCTACTTTCCTAAATAGTAGAACATTGCAAGCAGCAAAATACAGGCAAAGCTAAACTCCCTCCTACCTCCTTAGCCAGAGATAACACAGTATTCAAGTTTTATGTTACTCTGTTTGAAGATGAAAATACTGTATCATACATACCCTGGAGGAAAAGCAGTCTTTACAGATTTTTACACACTTGTATGAGATCTTGAGCAAGTGCGGTTCAGATTCACCCCAGCTAGCTTTGATACTTGAGTAAGACACTGCAGTTTTGGATCTGGTCACCTAACACACCTTTATAGACACCAGGGAGAGAAAGGTGTTGTCAAAGGGCAATTCAGAGGTGGAGTGAGCTGAATGAACCCTTTCCACCGAATCTATTGCGAATACAGCCCAGAGTTAGCGAATCAATTCAAAGTTTAAAATTAGGTGGGCTAAATCTGGACCCAAATGTCTTTGCGTGACTCAGCTATCTCTGAGTAAATTGCATAAACCTCCTACATATCCTACATTCCGGCTTCTAATGTGGAGGACAAGCTGCATGCCAATGTGTCTTCCCAGGTCCTCAGGGACTGTCTGGGCTCCTCTGAGCCTGTTAAAGGGCTCTCCCAGGGCCTCTTGAGGCTGCCAGAGACTCCCAGGTTACTCCAGATGCTCTGGGGCTCTTCCTAGGTCTCTGGGGCCTGTCTAGGTGCCTCTGGGGCTCCTCTGGGTGCTCCTGGGCTCTTTCCAACATCTTTGGGAGCTATGTTGTTTACATGCTAGAAATAGCAATCATCAACCCCCAGGTATCCGGCCAACTACCAAAGGCTGTTCTATCGCCAGCAAAAGTCTTCATGATGTTCTTTCTCTGCTCACCTCTCCATCTGACCCAGTCGCAGAAATGGTTGAGTTGTTATCCAAGCGCAAATCATTGTACGTATACAAGTCATAATGTAGCTCTGTCTTATATGAAAGCCTGAATAATATAGAGACCCAGCTCAATGCATACTGTGTAGAGAGAACTGAGGTCATCTGCTGCTTTTGCCTCAGTCCGCTCCCACATCAAGGCACCAGTTTGAGATGAGCTACGTTTGGAGAACCCAATTAGGAACCTCTTTCAAGTTTTAGCTACATTATGAAACAGTAAGAGATGCTAGGACTTGTAGACCTTGCTGGCATCCTAATGAGTATGTATAATCACAAGGGCTCTGTGAAAACAACAATCATGGTACGTTCTATAGGAGCTGTGACCAAGAGATGAACTGTCTATGCAAGAATGTGCTAACAAAGTTGGATTGTAGAAGATGGAACAGTCCTGCAGAGCAGGAGACAAATGAAAGGTAAGTAAAGGAGACATTTATGCAGCTTGGGATGCTCAACTGCCTAATAACAGGGCTGGAACCTGAACATCCAGCTCAGGACAGAGGTGTCATCTAATATAGGACTGTTCTGCTCACTCTATTAATAAAGGCAGACACCACTTCAGCTCTGCATTGGCCTGCACGGTGTTTTGTCCACTCGCTTATCATACCCATTCGCGTGTTAATGCCCTGTATGTTACATGAGAAATGTAAACGAGCCATGCCTCATAGTTTTTACATTTACCCGAGCCTCTGTGGCTGAACCGTGCCTGCTCGATAAGGGATAGGACCAGAGCTGGAGCCTGCAGCCAGAGCCGCTCACCTTGAGGCCTCTGGGAGGACACCACCTCACAGGAGCACTCTCCCAGCCTCCGAAAACACATAGGGGAGGGCCTTCCTGCACAGAAGGGGTGTGGGTAAACCCCCTCGCCAGCTCCCCCTGAGCCCACGCACACTTTTAGCATCCCGAAGCAGAGGGCTAAACATCGCCCTGCGGCTCGCTTTGCCGCAGGCCGTGCCCCGGCCTAACCCCTTCCCGCCCGCCCCTGTGTTGAGCGGCGTTGCCACGGCAACGgccgcccagccccgctgccTCAGGCGGCTGCGCGCCAGAAAGTGCTAGAAAGGCGCCGCAGCCCGCGCCTGCGCAGACGGGCTCCCTGCCCCCACAGCGCCGCTGCAGCGCCTCCGGGCCAGCGGAGGGCGGGGgaaggcggtggcggcggggacgGGAGGGGGAGGGCCTCCCTGAGAAGCGGAGGCCGGCGCTGGGGCGAGTGGCGGCAGGTGCCCCGagagccgcggggcgggggggtggaggagggaaatGGCCGGGGCAGGCTTCCCAAgagaccgccccccccccccggccgcagcgAGGACGAGCTGCCGCCTACGCAGCGCAAAGTGCGCATGCGGCTTCGGGAATAGGCGGCCGGGCGAGCCACCGCCCCGGACCTGCTGCGGAGTCATTGCGACGGTTACTAGGACACTTTGTTTTCATCCAATCAAATGACGCTAGCAGATCGCTGAGGCCGACAGCCAATCATGCGCGACATCAATCATTCAATTAAGCCAATCGGGAGTGCTCTAAGCAAGGAGGGCGGGCATTCATGGACGCCCGTTGCCTGACAGTAAAATCAGCAGCAAAAACGGGCGGAGCAAATAGGAGCCCATATTTTGAGTGATAGAGCTCCAACCAATCAGATCTCGTCACTCGTCGAGCCTCGTTGTGAGTAGCCAATAGTTGCTGCCGGTGGCCGCCTGGGCGGGGAAAAGAAGGGTGCGCGCGCATTCCGCTGCTATATAAGGATTGGCGGTTCCCTCACGCAGTCAGTCGGTTGGGGGAAAGAGGGGTGCTGGCTGAGAGTGCGCTGTGCTGCCGCCATCATGAGGGAGATCGTGCACCTGCAGGCCGGGCAGTGCGGGAACCAGATCGGGGCCAAGgtccgggcggcggggagggggcggcggggagcgggcggcgggcggggtcCGGCCGCCCCTGACGCGATTTTCTCCGGCAGTTCTGGGAGGTGATCAGCGACGAACATGGCATCGACCCCACCGGCACCTACCATGGAGACAGCGACCTGCAGCTTGAGCGCATTAACGTCTACTACAACGAGGCCACAGGTAGGGCCCGGCGCGccggctgcccccttcccccccgccccgggccgcccccggcgccgcagTCACGGCATCTCCCTGTTTTGCAGGTGGCAAATACGTGCCCCGCGCCGTGCTGGTGGACCTGGAGCCCGGCACCATGGACTCGGTGCGCTCCGGGCCCTTCGGCCAGATATTCAGGCCAGACAACTTCGTGTTCGGTGAGTGCGCCGGGAGCGGGGGAGGGACCGCTCGTGTAACCGGCTCGGGGTGCGGTGGGGTGGGCAGGGCAGCGGCGCTGCACTGCGGGCTTCGCTGCCGCACATGCTCCCAgggcgagcgcggccccgccgggggggggggggggggcgggtgggggggggttaaTCCTGGCGCTTCTGCGGGCATGAAATACCAGGTTCTGCGGATGGTGCATGATGGCAGCTGTTGGGAAAGCAGGTCCGAGAAGGCACAAGGTGTCGTTGCTCTGTCGATTCTTGTCATCTTCTCGGTAACGTTGGGAGAGCTTAAATGGCTGCTGTATCCTTGGATGGTAAATGTTTTCCGTGTAGCTGCTAGTCGTTTTAGAGGTGCTCGTGTGACACCATAGCTCTGTGCTTGATAAAGCATCTCTGTAGCTTCATGCCCTTAGTCTTTGCTTGCAAGCAGGAAGCAGTGACTGTAATTTAATATGAAAATGTCTCTCTTCCAGGTCAGAGCGGAGCAGGAAATAACTGGGCAAAGGGCCACTATACTGAAGGTGCTGAATTAGTTGATTCAGTGTTAGATGTTGTaagaaaggaggcagaaagcTGTGATTGTCTCCAGGGCTTTCAGCTTACTCACTCTCTTGGTGGTGGCACTGGCTCTGGCATGGGTACCCTCCTAATCAGCAAAATTCGTGAGGAGTACCCAGACCGAATTATGAACACTTTCAGTGTTGTACCCTCCCCTAAAGTATCAGATACTGTAGTAGAGCCCTACAATGCAACACTTTCTGTGCACCAGCTCGTGGAGAACACAGATGAAACATACTGTATTGACAATGAAGCACTCTATGACATATGCTTCAGAACGCTGAAGTTAACTACTCCAACATACGGTGATCTGAACCATTTAGTGTCAGCAACCATGAGCGGTGTTACCACCTGCCTGCGTTTCCCAGGCCAGCTTAATGCTGACTTGCGTAAGCTAGCAGTTAACATGGTTCCCTTTCCCCGTTTGCACTTTTTCATGCCTGGTTTTGC includes these proteins:
- the TUBB4B gene encoding tubulin beta-4B chain, which gives rise to MREIVHLQAGQCGNQIGAKFWEVISDEHGIDPTGTYHGDSDLQLERINVYYNEATGGKYVPRAVLVDLEPGTMDSVRSGPFGQIFRPDNFVFGQSGAGNNWAKGHYTEGAELVDSVLDVVRKEAESCDCLQGFQLTHSLGGGTGSGMGTLLISKIREEYPDRIMNTFSVVPSPKVSDTVVEPYNATLSVHQLVENTDETYCIDNEALYDICFRTLKLTTPTYGDLNHLVSATMSGVTTCLRFPGQLNADLRKLAVNMVPFPRLHFFMPGFAPLTSRGSQQYRALTVPELTQQMFDAKNMMAACDPRHGRYLTVAAVFRGRMSMKEVDEQMLNVQNKNSSYFVEWIPNNVKTAVCDIPPRGLKMSATFIGNSTAIQELFKRISEQFTAMFRRKAFLHWYTGEGMDEMEFTEAESNMNDLVSEYQQYQDATAEEEGEFEEEAEEEAE